Proteins found in one Polyodon spathula isolate WHYD16114869_AA chromosome 10, ASM1765450v1, whole genome shotgun sequence genomic segment:
- the LOC121322124 gene encoding choline O-acetyltransferase-like produces MPVLEKPKQEQGKPKGHTDSYVLPKLPVPPLQKTTDMYLKCMKHLVTEEEFKRTKAIVEKFRAPGGTGEFLQQKLLEKREKTDNWVYDYWLEDMYLNNRLALPVNSSPAIVFPRQNFHDQNDLLRFSAHLISGVLDYKALLDVHALPIDYARGQLAGTPLCMEQYYRLFSSYRLPGHKKDTLVAQKNSIMPEPEHIIIACKNQFFVLDVLINFRRLSERDLFTQLEKILKMAENEEERLPPIGLLTSDGRTEWAESRAIIMKDSTNRDSLDMIERCLCLVCLDDPSGNELTDTNRALQMLHGGGYDKNSGNRWYDKPMQFVIGMDGTCGVVCEHSPFEGIVLVQCTEHLLKYMKGSPSKFIRADSVCELSAPRKLRWKCSPEVQGLLASSADKLQRLVRNLDLNVHKFKVYGKEFIKKQRMSPDAYIQVALQLAFYRCHGKQVPTYESASIRRFLEGRVDNIRSATYEALVFAKAMTDGKSTVPDSEKMQRLWDAINVQTNYTILSITGMAIDNHLLGLREIARELKMEKPEIFTDETFLKSNRFILSTSQVPTTVEMFCCYGPVVPNGYGACYNPQSDHIVFCISSFRDCKETCSTVFAKALEECLVEMRDLCSKYNMAAKATDKKEGADKHVKNGSKS; encoded by the exons ATGCCTGTCCTAGAGAAACCCAAGCAAGAACAAGGGAAACCCAAAGGCCATACGGATAGCTAT GTGTTACCCAAGCTTCCAGTACCTCCTTTGCAAAAGACCACAGACATGTACCTTAAATGCATGAAGCATCTGGTGACAGAGGAAGAGTTTAAGAGGACCAAGGCCATTGTGGAGAAGTTTAGAGCGCCTGGAGGGACAGGGGAGTTTCTACAACAAAAGCTTctagaaaagagagagaaaactgATAACTGG GTATATGACTATTGGCTGGAAGACATGTACTTGAATAACAGGTTGGCTCTTCCTGTGAACTCCAGCCCTGCTATAGTCTTCCCACGACAGAATTTCCATGATCAAAATGACCTTCTCAG attttcTGCTCATCTAATTTCTGGAGTTTTAGATTACAAAGCTTTACTTGATGT ACATGCCTTGCCTATAGATTATGCGCGAGGGCAGCTGGCAGGAACCCCACTTTGCATGGAGCAATACTACAGACTGTTCTCATCTTATCGTCTGCCTGGCCACAAGAAGGACACCCTGGTAGCCCAGAAGAACAGTATCATGCCAGAGCCAGAACATATTATTATAGCATGCAAAAATCAG TTCTTTGTTTTAGATGTTCTGATAAACTTCCGACGTCTCAGCGAAAGAGATTTATTCACTCAGCTAGAGAAAATACTTAAAATGGCAGAGAATGAAGAAGAACGCCTTCCACCCATAGGTCTGCTAACATCCGATGGAAGAACTGAATGGGCTGAATCCAGGGCAATAATCATGAAAG aTTCTACCAATAGAGACTCGCTAGACATGATTGAGCGATGCCTGTGTCTGGTGTGTTTGGACGATCCAAGTGGGAATGAACTCACTGACACTAATCGAGCTCTGCAGATGTTACATGGAGGGGGCTATGATAAAAACAGTGGGAATCGCTGGTATGACAAACCCATGCAG tttgttataGGGATGGATGGGACCTGTGGCGTTGTTTGTGAGCACTCCCCTTTTGAAGGCATTGTACTAGTACAGTGCACTGAACATCTTCTGAAGTACAT GAAAGGGAGCCCTTCTAAGTTTATTAGAGCTGATAGTGTTTGCGAACTTTCTGCTCCTAGGAAATTACGTTGGAAATGTTCTCCTGAAGTTCAGGGGCTATTAGCTTCTTCAGCAGATAAATTACAAAG GTTGGTGAGAAATCTGGACCTAAATGTTCACAAGTTTAAAGTTTATGGCAAAGAATTTATAAAGAAGCAAAGAATGAGTCCAGATGCTTACATCCAAGTTGCTCTGCAACTGGCATTTTACAG ATGCCATGGCAAACAAGTTCCTACCTATGAAAGTGCTTCCATACGACGCTTTCTGGAGGGAAGAGTGGATAACATCCGGTCAGCTACTTATGAAGCATTAGTATTTGCGAAAGCAATGACTGATGGAAAATCCACGGTACCA GATTCTGAAAAGATGCAAAGACTCTGGGATGCAATTAATGTTCAGACCAATTACACTATCCTT TCCATTACTGGAATGGCAATTGACAATCACTTACTTGGACTTCGAGAGATAGCTCGTGAGCTGAAGATGGAGAAGCCAGAGATATTTACAGATGAAACTTTCTTAAAAAGCAATCGCTTTATCCTTTCAACAAGCCAA GTTCCCACCACAGTAGAGATGTTCTGCTGCTATGGTCCTGTGGTCCCCAATGGCTACGGTGCCTGCTACAACCCCCAATCAGATCACATCGTCTTCTGCATTTCAAGTTTCAGAGACTGTAAGGAAACCTGTTCCACTGTCTTTGCAAAAGCCTTAGAGGAGTGTCTGGTTGAGATGAGAGATTTGTGCAGTAAGTACAACATGGCAGCCAAGGCTACTGATAAAAAGGAAGGAGCAgacaaacatgtaaaaaatggaAGCAAATCCTAA